In Streptantibioticus cattleyicolor NRRL 8057 = DSM 46488, a genomic segment contains:
- a CDS encoding P-loop NTPase family protein — MDPHHRGPQDDPSSRPPLPRRADRTPRSEETAGAQDPTERIPRTPAAGAGSSATRVTQLVAGPYLLTVNPVDGSEITVCPPARRPEPRRLTPAERAERDRAATPATAQPPLLAREEETDRLVRLLSQGRSVRLTGARGAGRTRLLDAVAERCADLAPDGVVRLHGRHRAPADLLHDLYAAVHHADGHRPERDQLARAVGRIGAVVVLDDVEFGGAALEEFLDHAPECAFLVAADPQAPAPAADSALTEVALAGLPRAACLELLEHAVRRPLTEEESAWAADRWADSEGLPLRFVQAAAVLRHRDTLVGRVAPAPAADEDDPFTAEDPATGRDPFAPAAPGGPPALPTAAFGDALVPVLAACLGPEARQALRYALALGGECPDQAHLPALIGDAHAEGAAAELLAAGLATASGGQLRLADGVSRCLGDQRPGARSRARTAAQHYTWWAGHPSVTAERVAAEADAVLAAMAACRDGGHPSVAVLLARSAAPAFAAALDWSAWERCLRTGQESARMAGEVGEEAYFHHELGVLALCTGNLDRARTELEASIGMRGVLADRQGTIVGRRTLALVADRARELRTQPRPAAVETTATVPVPPVSVTPAAPRPVVPAPVFPPDVSTTALPARPAPAGDRGRMSALLRSRRNLVAACAGVVLAGAIGTVVTLGLTSGGTTAQQTPADVAPTAAATDPADGGGAPVVPPAGQAGDVPRHRTGHATTTGPTGTAPATSGGPTPGPSGTWSGGGSTDGTGSTDGTGTPGGNGGSAGQSSSTGSGSASSGTGSSAPAGQPDPSTSHSASASTPAKPTVTASEPPPPSSSPAH; from the coding sequence ATGGATCCACACCACCGCGGACCGCAGGACGACCCCTCGTCCCGCCCTCCGCTGCCCCGGCGCGCCGACCGTACCCCGCGAAGTGAGGAGACGGCCGGCGCCCAGGATCCGACCGAGCGGATACCGCGTACCCCGGCCGCCGGAGCCGGGTCGTCCGCCACCCGCGTCACCCAACTCGTGGCCGGCCCCTACCTGCTGACCGTCAACCCGGTCGACGGCAGCGAGATCACCGTCTGCCCGCCCGCCCGCCGCCCGGAACCGCGCCGCCTCACCCCCGCCGAACGCGCCGAACGCGACCGCGCCGCCACCCCGGCCACGGCCCAACCGCCGCTGCTCGCCCGGGAGGAGGAGACCGACCGGCTCGTCCGGCTGCTCTCCCAGGGCCGTTCGGTGCGCCTGACCGGGGCCCGCGGGGCCGGCCGCACCCGGCTGCTGGACGCGGTCGCCGAACGCTGCGCCGACCTCGCCCCGGACGGGGTCGTCCGCCTGCACGGCCGCCACCGCGCCCCCGCCGACCTGCTGCACGACCTGTACGCGGCCGTCCACCACGCCGACGGCCACCGTCCGGAGCGGGACCAACTCGCCCGCGCCGTCGGCCGGATCGGCGCCGTGGTCGTCCTGGACGACGTCGAGTTCGGCGGCGCGGCGCTGGAGGAGTTCCTCGACCACGCCCCCGAATGCGCCTTCCTGGTCGCCGCCGACCCGCAGGCCCCGGCGCCCGCCGCCGACTCGGCGCTGACCGAGGTGGCCCTGGCCGGGCTGCCGCGGGCGGCCTGCCTGGAACTCCTCGAACACGCCGTGCGCCGCCCGCTCACCGAGGAGGAGAGCGCCTGGGCCGCCGACCGGTGGGCGGACTCCGAGGGGCTGCCGCTGCGTTTCGTGCAGGCCGCCGCGGTGCTGCGGCATCGGGACACCCTCGTCGGCCGCGTCGCCCCCGCCCCGGCGGCGGACGAGGACGATCCGTTCACCGCCGAGGACCCGGCCACCGGCCGCGACCCGTTCGCCCCGGCCGCCCCGGGCGGGCCGCCCGCGCTGCCCACGGCGGCCTTCGGCGACGCCCTCGTCCCGGTGCTCGCCGCCTGCCTCGGCCCTGAGGCCCGGCAGGCCCTGCGGTACGCCCTCGCGCTCGGCGGGGAATGCCCCGACCAGGCGCATCTGCCCGCCCTGATCGGTGACGCGCACGCCGAGGGGGCCGCCGCCGAGCTGCTGGCCGCCGGGCTGGCCACCGCGTCGGGCGGCCAACTCCGGCTCGCCGACGGGGTGTCGCGGTGCCTCGGCGACCAGCGTCCCGGCGCCCGGTCCCGGGCCCGTACCGCCGCCCAGCACTACACCTGGTGGGCCGGGCACCCCTCGGTGACCGCCGAGCGGGTCGCCGCCGAGGCCGACGCGGTGCTCGCCGCCATGGCCGCCTGCCGGGACGGCGGCCACCCCAGCGTCGCCGTGCTGCTGGCCCGTTCCGCCGCGCCCGCCTTCGCCGCGGCGCTCGACTGGAGCGCGTGGGAACGCTGCCTGCGCACCGGCCAGGAGTCCGCCCGGATGGCCGGGGAGGTCGGCGAGGAGGCGTACTTCCACCACGAACTGGGCGTCCTGGCGCTGTGCACCGGCAACCTGGACCGGGCCCGCACGGAGCTGGAGGCGTCCATCGGGATGCGCGGGGTGCTCGCCGACCGGCAGGGCACCATCGTGGGCCGCCGCACCCTGGCCCTGGTCGCCGACCGCGCCCGGGAGCTGCGTACCCAGCCCCGTCCGGCCGCCGTCGAGACGACCGCCACGGTGCCGGTGCCGCCCGTCTCCGTGACGCCCGCCGCGCCCCGGCCCGTTGTCCCGGCGCCGGTCTTCCCGCCGGACGTGAGCACCACCGCGCTCCCCGCGCGCCCGGCGCCCGCCGGTGACCGGGGGCGGATGAGCGCGCTGCTGCGGTCCCGGCGCAACCTGGTGGCCGCCTGCGCCGGGGTCGTGCTGGCCGGCGCCATCGGCACCGTGGTCACCCTCGGCCTCACCTCCGGCGGCACCACCGCGCAGCAGACCCCGGCGGACGTGGCGCCGACCGCCGCCGCCACCGACCCGGCCGACGGCGGCGGCGCCCCCGTCGTCCCGCCGGCCGGCCAGGCCGGAGACGTACCGCGGCACCGCACCGGCCACGCCACCACCACCGGCCCCACCGGCACCGCCCCGGCGACCTCCGGCGGCCCGACCCCGGGCCCCAGCGGCACCTGGTCCGGCGGCGGCAGCACCGACGGCACCGGGAGCACCGACGGCACCGGCACCCCCGGCGGGAACGGCGGCTCCGCCGGGCAGAGCTCCTCGACCGGCAGCGGCTCGGCCTCCAGCGGCACCGGATCGAGCGCCCCGGCCGGCCAGCCGGACCCCTCGACGAGCCACAGCGCCTCGGCGTCCACCCCGGCCAAGCCGACGGTCACCGCCAGCGAGCCGCCGCCGCCCTCCTCCAGCCCGGCGCACTGA
- the nucS gene encoding endonuclease NucS, with amino-acid sequence MRLVIARCSVDYAGRLTAHLPSAPRLLLIKADGSVSIHADDRAYKPLNWMSPPCTLKEGDGSWTVTNKAGEQLIITIEEILHDSSHELGVDPGLIKDGVEAHLQELLADRIETLGEGWTLIRREYPTAIGPVDILCRDADGATVAVEIKRRGEIDGVEQLTRYLELLNRDPRLAPVTGVFAAQEIKPQARVLATDRGIRCQVLDYDGLRGIQDDKLRLF; translated from the coding sequence GTGCGTCTCGTCATTGCTCGTTGCTCCGTCGACTACGCAGGCCGGCTCACCGCCCACCTGCCCTCGGCTCCGCGACTCCTCCTGATCAAGGCCGACGGCAGTGTGTCGATCCACGCGGACGACCGCGCCTACAAACCCCTCAACTGGATGTCGCCGCCCTGCACCCTCAAGGAGGGCGACGGCTCCTGGACCGTCACCAACAAGGCCGGTGAGCAGCTGATCATCACCATCGAGGAGATCCTGCACGACTCCTCGCACGAACTGGGCGTCGACCCGGGGCTGATCAAGGACGGGGTCGAGGCCCACCTCCAGGAACTCCTCGCCGACCGCATCGAGACCCTGGGCGAGGGGTGGACGCTGATTCGGCGCGAATACCCCACGGCCATCGGCCCGGTCGACATCCTGTGCCGGGACGCCGACGGCGCCACCGTCGCGGTGGAGATCAAGCGGCGCGGCGAGATCGACGGTGTGGAACAGCTCACCCGCTACCTGGAGCTGCTCAACCGCGATCCGCGCCTGGCACCGGTGACCGGGGTCTTCGCCGCCCAGGAGATCAAGCCGCAGGCCCGGGTGCTCGCCACCGACCGCGGCATCCGCTGCCAGGTCCTCGACTACGACGGGCTGCGCGGCATCCAGGACGACAAGCTCCGGCTGTTCTGA
- a CDS encoding SCO5389 family protein has product MSLDVSPALLEQAERGEVDEAEFVDCVRTSLPYAWEMISSLVAQLKVDGGEFADNQVPPPSERERGQLLRALASDAIRGALQRHFGVRLAFQNCHRVAVFPPEGSADPAYTRFTSVRAQLLNQSPELRDC; this is encoded by the coding sequence ATGTCGCTCGACGTCTCACCGGCCCTCCTCGAACAGGCCGAGCGAGGCGAGGTCGACGAAGCGGAATTCGTCGACTGCGTCCGGACCTCCCTGCCGTACGCATGGGAGATGATCAGCTCGTTGGTGGCCCAACTCAAGGTCGACGGCGGGGAGTTCGCCGACAACCAGGTGCCGCCGCCGAGCGAGCGCGAGCGGGGTCAGCTGTTGCGCGCGCTGGCCAGCGACGCCATACGCGGCGCACTCCAACGGCACTTCGGGGTACGTCTCGCCTTCCAGAACTGCCACCGGGTCGCGGTCTTCCCGCCGGAGGGGTCCGCCGACCCGGCGTACACCCGGTTCACCTCGGTAAGAGCCCAACTGCTCAACCAGTCGCCCGAGTTGCGCGACTGCTGA
- a CDS encoding LLM class flavin-dependent oxidoreductase — MRVGVFALSAQFPGQGHAEALHRTVRTAEAAEAAGLDAIWLAEHHFMPYGVCPSAVTLAALLLGRTRRIRVGTAVSVLPTTHPVTLGEQAALLHLTSGGRFSLGVGRGGPWQDLEVFGTGLAAYEGGFPESLDLLLRWLREPVVGADGPRHRFRPVPVVPRPDDVEGPAGPPVLVACTSPAGVRMAAERGLPMLLGMHAADEEKAEMTRLWRSTALDAGRSPEEVNGVEHVSAGVVQVADRDRDAVETLTKALPGWLRAGLAAHVTVDGRPRAMRDAHAYTELLCRLHPVGTPRRCADRLAATAERTGIRRFALLAEGSGDLAATESNVARLGGEVLPLLPGSGSA; from the coding sequence ATGCGCGTCGGGGTCTTCGCGCTCTCCGCACAGTTCCCGGGCCAGGGGCACGCCGAGGCGCTGCACCGTACCGTGCGCACCGCCGAGGCCGCCGAGGCCGCCGGGCTGGACGCCATATGGCTCGCCGAGCACCACTTCATGCCCTACGGGGTCTGCCCGTCCGCGGTGACGCTGGCGGCGCTGCTGCTCGGCCGCACCCGCCGGATCCGGGTGGGCACCGCGGTCAGCGTCCTGCCGACCACGCACCCGGTGACGCTCGGCGAGCAGGCCGCGCTGCTCCACCTGACCTCGGGCGGGCGCTTCTCGCTCGGCGTCGGCCGCGGCGGCCCGTGGCAGGACCTGGAGGTCTTCGGCACCGGTCTCGCGGCGTACGAGGGCGGCTTCCCGGAATCGCTCGACCTGCTGCTGCGCTGGCTGCGGGAGCCGGTGGTGGGCGCCGACGGGCCCCGGCACCGCTTCCGTCCGGTGCCGGTGGTGCCGCGCCCCGACGACGTCGAGGGGCCGGCCGGTCCGCCGGTGCTGGTGGCCTGCACCTCGCCGGCCGGGGTCCGGATGGCCGCCGAGCGCGGGCTGCCGATGCTGCTGGGCATGCACGCCGCGGACGAGGAGAAGGCGGAGATGACCCGGTTGTGGCGGAGCACGGCGCTCGACGCCGGACGTTCACCCGAAGAGGTGAACGGGGTGGAGCACGTCTCGGCCGGGGTGGTGCAGGTCGCCGACCGCGACCGGGACGCGGTGGAGACGCTCACCAAGGCGCTGCCAGGGTGGCTGCGGGCGGGGCTGGCCGCCCACGTCACGGTGGACGGCAGGCCCCGCGCGATGCGCGACGCCCACGCGTACACCGAGTTGCTCTGCCGGCTCCATCCGGTGGGCACCCCGCGCCGCTGCGCCGACCGGCTGGCGGCCACCGCGGAGCGCACCGGGATCCGCCGCTTCGCGTTGCTCGCCGAGGGGAGCGGCGACCTGGCGGCCACCGAGTCCAACGTGGCGCGGCTGGGCGGCGAAGTGCTCCCGCTGCTCCCCGGCAGCGGGAGCGCGTGA
- a CDS encoding ABC transporter permease codes for MTTAYQAPAAPPVRTATFADAVRSEWTKIRTVRSTLWTLGVMLLLVVGIGLLVALAMSGTSVGSFPVQAAGFFGVLLGNLCVITLGVLVISSEFSTGMIRITLTFCPSRSRVLAAKALVFFLLAFVLTTAATSLVAAVDSAMITTRGASPSGGEWLRATVGTGLYVALLGLLALAVGTLLRHSAGAITTMLGVVLLPLLLALFMMTENLQRVRTALIEYSVPNALAALYGIPMLSSGPVGWTPLWILAGVTAVVLAAAFAALGRRDV; via the coding sequence ATGACCACCGCCTACCAGGCACCGGCCGCGCCGCCGGTGCGTACCGCCACCTTCGCCGACGCCGTGCGCTCGGAGTGGACCAAGATCCGCACGGTCCGCTCGACCCTGTGGACGCTCGGCGTGATGCTGCTGCTCGTCGTGGGCATCGGCCTGCTGGTCGCGCTCGCCATGAGCGGCACGTCGGTGGGGTCGTTCCCGGTCCAGGCCGCCGGGTTCTTCGGGGTGCTCCTGGGCAACCTGTGCGTGATCACGCTGGGGGTGCTGGTGATCTCCTCGGAGTTCTCCACCGGCATGATCCGCATCACGCTGACGTTCTGCCCGAGCCGGTCGCGGGTGCTCGCCGCCAAGGCGCTCGTCTTCTTCCTGCTGGCCTTCGTCCTCACCACCGCCGCGACCAGCCTCGTGGCGGCCGTCGACTCGGCCATGATCACCACCCGTGGCGCCTCCCCCAGCGGCGGCGAGTGGCTGCGGGCCACCGTGGGCACCGGGCTGTACGTGGCGCTGCTCGGGCTGCTGGCGCTGGCGGTGGGCACCCTGCTGCGCCACTCCGCCGGGGCGATCACCACGATGCTCGGGGTGGTGCTGCTGCCGCTGCTGCTCGCGCTGTTCATGATGACCGAGAACCTCCAGCGGGTACGGACCGCGCTGATCGAGTACTCGGTGCCCAACGCGCTCGCCGCGCTCTACGGCATCCCGATGCTGAGCTCCGGCCCGGTCGGCTGGACCCCGCTGTGGATCCTCGCCGGGGTGACCGCGGTCGTCCTCGCCGCCGCCTTCGCCGCGCTGGGCAGGCGGGACGTGTGA
- a CDS encoding ABC transporter ATP-binding protein has protein sequence MIEARGLTKRYGPKTAVHDLSFQVRPGSVTGFLGPNGSGKSTTMRMIVGLDAPTAGTVTVAGRPYRELPDAARQVGALLDAKAVHGGRTARQHLLCLAQLSGIPAHRVDQVLELVGLRAVAHLRTKGFSLGMGQRLGIAAALLGDPGVLLFDEPVNGLDPEGIHWVRNLMKGLAAEGRTVFVSSHLMSEMALTADHLIVIGRGQLLADMSVEEFIARHSTGFALVRTPDEPGAREKLSAALTGAGGAVRTEPDGALRVTGLDLPRISDLAHRADVRLWELSPHRASLEEAYMRMTQGAVDYRSGYAGPPVPGPPVPGAPVPAPGAYGPGAGYPPGAYGPGAGAGFGPPPPAAPAPAAPPAPWAAPVTPPTSEDR, from the coding sequence ATGATCGAGGCACGCGGCCTCACCAAACGTTACGGACCGAAGACGGCCGTGCACGACCTTTCCTTCCAGGTGCGGCCGGGGAGCGTGACCGGCTTCCTGGGGCCCAACGGGTCGGGCAAGTCCACCACGATGCGGATGATCGTGGGGCTGGACGCCCCCACCGCGGGCACGGTGACGGTGGCCGGGCGCCCCTACCGGGAGCTGCCGGACGCGGCCCGGCAGGTCGGCGCCCTGCTGGACGCCAAGGCGGTGCACGGCGGCCGTACCGCCCGGCAGCACCTGCTGTGCCTCGCCCAGCTGTCCGGGATACCAGCGCACCGGGTGGACCAGGTGCTCGAACTGGTGGGGCTGCGGGCGGTGGCCCACCTGCGGACCAAGGGGTTCTCGCTCGGCATGGGCCAGCGCCTCGGCATCGCGGCGGCGCTGCTGGGCGACCCCGGGGTGCTGCTCTTCGACGAACCGGTCAACGGGCTCGATCCGGAGGGCATCCACTGGGTGCGCAACCTGATGAAGGGGCTCGCCGCCGAGGGGCGCACCGTCTTCGTCTCCAGCCACCTGATGAGCGAAATGGCGCTCACCGCCGACCACTTGATCGTGATCGGCCGCGGTCAGCTCCTCGCCGACATGAGCGTGGAGGAGTTCATCGCCCGCCACTCCACCGGTTTCGCGCTGGTGCGCACCCCGGACGAGCCGGGGGCGCGGGAGAAGCTGTCGGCGGCGCTCACCGGGGCGGGCGGCGCGGTGCGTACCGAGCCGGACGGCGCGCTGCGGGTGACCGGGCTCGACCTGCCGCGCATCAGCGACCTGGCGCACCGGGCCGACGTACGGCTGTGGGAGCTGTCGCCGCACCGGGCCTCGCTGGAGGAGGCCTACATGCGGATGACCCAGGGCGCGGTGGACTACCGCTCGGGGTACGCCGGACCGCCGGTGCCCGGACCGCCGGTGCCCGGGGCTCCGGTACCCGCCCCGGGGGCGTACGGGCCGGGGGCCGGGTATCCGCCGGGGGCGTACGGGCCGGGGGCCGGCGCCGGGTTCGGACCGCCGCCGCCGGCCGCTCCCGCCCCCGCCGCCCCGCCCGCGCCCTGGGCCGCCCCCGTCACCCCGCCCACCTCCGAGGACCGCTGA
- a CDS encoding ABC transporter permease produces the protein MTVVPAVLRSEWTKLRSVRSTAWTLSLAALITVGLGLLLSWLTNRQFDHMTPRERLTFDPTYTSFAGMTIGQLLMIVFGVLVVSAEYSTGMIRTSLAAVPQRGVLLGCKVAVATGLAVAVGMVTAFAAFFAGQAVLGAHHTTIGEPGVLRAVVGGGLYLTLITVFAMGVAAMLRGPLLSLAILMPFFFLISGVLGVVGATRKVARYLPDQAGQKVMMVLASHDDRPYGPWTGLGIMALWVVAALAGGYLTLRRRDA, from the coding sequence ATGACGGTGGTCCCGGCGGTGCTGCGGTCGGAGTGGACCAAGCTGCGCTCGGTGCGCTCCACGGCCTGGACGCTGTCGCTCGCCGCACTGATCACCGTGGGGCTGGGGCTGCTGCTCTCCTGGCTGACGAATCGTCAGTTCGACCACATGACCCCGCGTGAGCGGCTCACCTTCGACCCGACGTACACCAGCTTCGCCGGGATGACCATCGGTCAGCTGCTGATGATCGTCTTCGGGGTGCTGGTGGTCTCCGCCGAGTACAGCACCGGGATGATCCGTACCTCGCTGGCGGCGGTGCCACAGCGCGGGGTCCTGCTCGGCTGCAAGGTGGCGGTGGCCACCGGGCTGGCGGTGGCGGTGGGGATGGTCACCGCGTTCGCCGCGTTCTTCGCCGGGCAGGCGGTGCTCGGCGCCCACCACACCACGATCGGCGAGCCGGGGGTGCTGCGGGCGGTGGTCGGCGGCGGGCTGTACCTGACGCTGATCACGGTGTTCGCCATGGGGGTGGCGGCCATGCTGCGCGGGCCGCTGCTGTCGCTGGCGATCCTGATGCCGTTCTTCTTCCTGATCTCGGGCGTCCTCGGGGTGGTGGGCGCCACCCGCAAGGTGGCCCGCTACCTTCCGGACCAGGCCGGGCAGAAGGTGATGATGGTGTTGGCCAGCCATGACGACCGCCCGTACGGCCCGTGGACCGGGCTCGGCATCATGGCGCTGTGGGTGGTGGCCGCGCTGGCCGGCGGATACCTGACGCTGCGCCGCCGCGACGCCTGA
- a CDS encoding ATP-binding cassette domain-containing protein yields MIELHALTKRYGEKVAVDHLTFAVRPGMVTGFLGPNGAGKSTTMRMMLGLDNPTSGDVLIDGRRYAALRQPLRYIGALLEAKAWHGGRSAYHHLLCLAQSNRIPRRRVDEVLRVVGLTGVARKRTKGFSLGMGQRLGIAAALLGDPTILMFDEPVNGLDPEGIHWIRHLMKGLAAEGRTVFVSSHLMSEMALTADHLVVIGQGRLLADTSMAQFIAENSRSYVTVRSPQPERMLDVFNAAGIRAAATGDGGYEVTGTDAAELGELAARYRVTLHELSPRRASLEEAFMRLTAQSVEYHAAEGGGA; encoded by the coding sequence ATGATCGAGCTGCACGCGCTGACCAAGCGTTACGGTGAGAAGGTCGCGGTCGACCACCTCACCTTCGCGGTGCGGCCCGGCATGGTGACCGGCTTCCTGGGGCCCAACGGGGCCGGCAAGTCGACCACGATGCGGATGATGCTCGGCCTGGACAACCCGACCAGTGGTGACGTGCTGATCGACGGGCGGCGGTACGCCGCGTTGCGGCAGCCGCTGCGGTACATCGGGGCGTTGCTGGAGGCCAAGGCGTGGCACGGCGGCCGTAGCGCGTACCACCATCTGCTCTGTCTCGCCCAGTCCAACCGCATTCCGCGGCGGCGGGTGGACGAGGTGCTGCGTGTCGTGGGGCTGACCGGGGTGGCCCGCAAGCGCACCAAGGGGTTCTCGCTCGGCATGGGCCAGCGGCTCGGCATCGCGGCGGCGCTGCTGGGCGATCCGACGATCCTGATGTTCGACGAACCGGTCAACGGGCTCGATCCGGAGGGCATCCACTGGATCCGTCATCTGATGAAGGGGCTCGCCGCCGAGGGGCGCACCGTCTTCGTCTCCAGCCATCTGATGAGCGAGATGGCGCTCACCGCCGACCACCTGGTGGTGATCGGCCAGGGCCGGCTGCTCGCCGACACCTCGATGGCCCAGTTCATCGCCGAGAACTCGCGTTCCTACGTCACCGTCCGCTCCCCGCAGCCGGAACGGATGCTGGACGTGTTCAACGCCGCCGGGATCCGGGCCGCGGCCACCGGGGACGGCGGCTACGAGGTCACCGGGACCGACGCCGCCGAACTGGGCGAGCTGGCCGCCCGTTACCGGGTCACGCTGCACGAACTGAGCCCGCGGCGGGCCTCGTTGGAGGAGGCGTTCATGCGGCTGACCGCGCAGTCGGTGGAGTACCACGCGGCCGAGGGGGGCGGGGCATGA
- a CDS encoding coiled-coil domain-containing protein, translating into MSDTSSPFGFELVRRGYDRGQVDDRIAKLVADRDNALARISALEKRIEELHLETQNAQAQINDSEPSYAGLGARVEKILRLAEEEAKDLREEARRAAEQHRELAEGAAAQVRADAEAYAAERKAKAEDEGARIVDKATADATQLRSEAQKDAQAKREEADALFEETRAKAAQAAADFETNLAKRREQSERDLASRQAKAEKRLAEIEHRAEQLRLEAEKLRTDAERRARQTVETAQRQAEDIVADANAKADRIRSESERELAALTNRRDSINAQLTNVREMLATLTGAAVAAASTSDDDTVTTRSVPAQR; encoded by the coding sequence ATGAGCGACACTTCCTCCCCTTTCGGCTTCGAGCTCGTGCGGCGTGGTTACGACCGCGGCCAGGTGGACGACCGCATCGCCAAGCTCGTCGCCGACCGTGACAATGCACTGGCCAGGATCAGCGCTCTGGAGAAGCGCATCGAGGAATTGCACCTGGAGACGCAGAACGCCCAGGCGCAGATCAACGACTCCGAACCGTCGTACGCGGGACTCGGCGCCCGGGTCGAGAAAATCCTCCGGCTCGCCGAGGAGGAGGCCAAGGACCTGCGGGAAGAAGCCCGTCGGGCCGCCGAGCAGCACCGTGAGCTCGCCGAGGGGGCGGCGGCTCAGGTGCGCGCCGACGCCGAGGCGTACGCGGCCGAGCGCAAGGCGAAGGCCGAGGACGAGGGCGCCCGCATCGTCGACAAGGCCACCGCGGACGCCACCCAGCTGCGTTCCGAGGCGCAGAAGGACGCGCAGGCCAAGCGTGAGGAAGCCGACGCGCTCTTCGAGGAGACCCGGGCGAAGGCCGCCCAGGCCGCGGCCGACTTCGAGACCAACCTGGCCAAGCGGCGCGAGCAGTCCGAGCGCGACCTGGCCTCCCGTCAGGCCAAGGCGGAGAAGCGGCTGGCGGAGATCGAGCACCGCGCCGAGCAGCTGCGGCTGGAGGCCGAGAAGCTGCGCACCGACGCCGAGCGGCGGGCCCGCCAGACGGTGGAGACCGCGCAGCGCCAGGCCGAGGACATCGTGGCCGACGCCAACGCCAAGGCCGACCGGATCCGCAGCGAATCCGAGCGGGAGCTGGCGGCGCTGACCAACCGCCGGGACAGCATCAACGCCCAGCTGACCAACGTCCGCGAGATGCTGGCCACGCTGACCGGTGCCGCGGTGGCCGCCGCGTCCACCTCGGACGACGACACGGTGACCACGCGCAGCGTTCCCGCGCAGCGCTGA